A part of Kitasatospora acidiphila genomic DNA contains:
- a CDS encoding ArsR/SmtB family transcription factor has product MHLVPDERAHRRPIDEHTVCEAIAGIGDPEAVRGWADRFSLLADPGRLSVLLAVHRAGPIAVTDLALATGISESTVSQILRLLRVSGAVTAAKDGRVVRYRFTAPDLAPLLASIPPLEIPPLEHDA; this is encoded by the coding sequence ATGCACCTGGTCCCCGACGAGCGCGCACACCGGCGCCCCATCGACGAGCACACGGTCTGCGAGGCGATCGCGGGCATCGGCGACCCCGAGGCCGTGCGCGGCTGGGCCGACCGCTTCTCGCTGCTCGCCGACCCGGGCCGGCTCTCCGTGCTGCTGGCCGTCCACCGGGCCGGGCCGATCGCCGTCACCGACCTGGCGCTGGCCACCGGCATCAGCGAGAGCACGGTGTCGCAGATCCTGCGCCTGCTGCGGGTCTCGGGCGCGGTGACCGCCGCCAAGGACGGCCGGGTGGTGCGCTACCGGTTCACCGCCCCCGACCTGGCGCCGCTGCTGGCGTCGATCCCGCCCCTGGAGATCCCCCCGCTGGAGCACGACGCCTGA
- a CDS encoding NAD(P)H-binding protein, whose translation MGEILVTGATGNVGRHVVVQLLAAGAAVRALARDPELAELPRGVKVVGGDLSRPDTLEGALAGSDTVFLIWPFLTTDGAPAVLEAVAQHARRIVYLSSSGVSDDAERQTDPINQLHADMERLIEGSGLLWTFLRSNTIASNARGWAEQIRTTHLVRGPDIAATAVIHERDVAAVAVRALTDDGHTGMKHVLTGPQVLSRAEQVHAIGEAIGHPTRFEKVPVGVARQQMLADGRPPALVEALLASAEKRPGSNVITSAVEEITGAPARTFRSWAEEHADGFR comes from the coding sequence ATGGGTGAGATTCTTGTGACCGGCGCGACCGGCAATGTCGGCCGACACGTTGTCGTCCAACTCCTGGCAGCAGGTGCCGCCGTGCGTGCATTGGCGCGTGATCCCGAACTGGCCGAGCTACCAAGGGGAGTCAAGGTCGTAGGCGGAGACCTGTCCCGGCCGGACACGCTGGAGGGGGCACTGGCCGGGAGCGACACGGTGTTCTTGATCTGGCCGTTCCTCACGACCGACGGTGCCCCTGCCGTACTGGAGGCGGTTGCGCAGCATGCCCGCCGCATCGTCTATCTCTCCTCGTCGGGTGTGAGTGACGACGCCGAACGCCAGACCGACCCCATCAACCAGCTCCACGCCGACATGGAGCGCCTGATCGAGGGATCCGGCCTGCTGTGGACCTTCCTGCGGTCGAACACCATCGCCTCCAACGCGCGAGGGTGGGCCGAGCAGATCCGCACCACGCATCTCGTCCGCGGTCCCGACATCGCCGCAACGGCGGTGATCCACGAGCGCGATGTCGCAGCCGTGGCGGTGCGTGCGCTGACCGATGACGGACACACAGGCATGAAGCACGTCCTGACCGGCCCGCAGGTGCTCAGCAGGGCCGAGCAGGTCCACGCGATCGGGGAGGCGATCGGCCACCCGACGCGCTTCGAGAAGGTACCGGTAGGGGTCGCACGTCAGCAGATGCTCGCCGACGGCAGGCCACCCGCTCTCGTCGAGGCCCTGTTGGCCAGCGCTGAAAAGCGACCCGGATCGAACGTGATCACATCTGCGGTGGAAGAGATCACCGGTGCACCGGCGCGCACGTTCCGCTCATGGGCAGAGGAGCACGCGGACGGATTCCGCTGA
- a CDS encoding TetR/AcrR family transcriptional regulator, with protein MATTSSRRRAPSMDPDSRREMIVRAALPLVIEHGSAVTTRQIAQAAGIGEGTIFRVFADKDELMDACVAEALSPANALTELALVPTDQPLPARLAEAAAALHAHLDRIGALVGALHATGGRERTGRPGSAGGPPDRAAGFAPVQAAIAELFEPERDLLRVSAEQAASVFLGMLFFQARRPASEDESTELSVAELVDLFLHGALSQPAES; from the coding sequence ATGGCAACCACATCAAGTCGCCGCCGAGCCCCGTCGATGGATCCCGACAGCCGCCGGGAGATGATCGTTCGCGCCGCGCTCCCCCTGGTGATCGAGCACGGCAGTGCGGTGACGACCCGTCAGATCGCCCAGGCCGCCGGCATCGGGGAGGGCACCATCTTCCGCGTCTTCGCGGACAAGGACGAGCTCATGGACGCCTGCGTGGCCGAGGCGCTCAGCCCGGCCAACGCCCTGACCGAACTCGCCCTGGTGCCAACGGACCAGCCGCTCCCCGCCCGGCTGGCGGAGGCCGCCGCGGCGCTGCACGCCCATCTGGACCGGATCGGCGCCCTGGTCGGCGCCCTGCACGCGACGGGCGGGCGGGAGCGGACCGGGCGCCCCGGCAGCGCGGGAGGCCCACCCGACCGTGCGGCCGGCTTCGCACCGGTGCAAGCGGCGATCGCCGAACTCTTCGAGCCCGAGCGGGATTTGCTGAGGGTATCCGCCGAGCAGGCAGCGTCGGTCTTCCTCGGCATGCTGTTCTTCCAAGCCCGCAGGCCCGCGTCGGAGGATGAGTCGACCGAGCTCAGCGTGGCCGAGCTCGTCGACCTCTTCCTGCACGGCGCCCTGTCCCAACCAGCGGAAAGTTGA
- a CDS encoding MFS transporter gives MTTPQSGPNPRRWRALGLIAVAQFMVIMDTSIIGVALPKMQTALGFSQENLSWVFNAYVVAFGGLLLLGGRLSDLFGAKKLFSTGWAVLAAGSLVAGLAGNVTVELIGRAAQGLGAAMIAPSALTLLMMLFGSEPKELTKAFALYGAAAPAGGTAGVFLGGVITQYLSWPWVFFINIPVALAALLLTPSLMPAVPRRTGRIDFLGALTVTAGLAVAVYAIVQAPQAGWGSVSTIVPLLVGILLIVAFVAMQMRRSEPLMRMSIFRTPNLGAANGAQFLLAAAWIPMWFFLNLYLQQVLHLGAFASGAALLPMTISIMVIMITLAPRLIAKFGPKPLIVTGLVLLAIGLGGLSLARPDGNFWVDVLPASLISAIGMALAFIPSLGTAISSAPPEEGGLASGIVNTSYQVGSAIGLAAMTALAGAETTGSTAKGLTDGFSAAFIGAAAIAVLGALLAVATLRFPKPAAEGELTDARESASV, from the coding sequence ATGACAACCCCGCAGTCCGGGCCGAATCCCCGGCGGTGGCGCGCACTGGGCCTGATCGCCGTCGCGCAGTTCATGGTGATCATGGACACCTCGATCATCGGTGTCGCCCTGCCCAAGATGCAGACCGCACTCGGCTTCAGCCAGGAGAACCTCTCCTGGGTCTTCAACGCCTATGTGGTCGCCTTCGGCGGCCTGCTGCTGCTCGGCGGCCGGCTCTCCGACCTGTTCGGCGCCAAGAAGCTGTTCAGCACCGGCTGGGCGGTCCTGGCGGCCGGCTCGCTGGTGGCCGGCCTGGCCGGCAACGTCACGGTGGAGCTGATCGGCCGCGCCGCCCAGGGCCTCGGCGCGGCGATGATCGCGCCGTCCGCGCTCACCCTGCTGATGATGCTGTTCGGCTCCGAGCCCAAGGAGCTCACCAAGGCCTTCGCCCTCTACGGCGCCGCCGCACCGGCGGGCGGCACCGCGGGCGTCTTCCTCGGCGGCGTCATCACCCAGTACCTCAGCTGGCCCTGGGTGTTCTTCATCAACATCCCGGTCGCCCTGGCCGCCCTGCTCCTCACCCCCTCGCTGATGCCCGCCGTGCCGCGCCGCACCGGCCGGATCGACTTCCTGGGCGCACTCACCGTGACCGCCGGCCTGGCCGTCGCCGTCTACGCCATCGTCCAGGCCCCGCAAGCCGGTTGGGGCTCCGTCTCGACCATCGTCCCGCTGCTGGTCGGCATCCTGCTGATCGTCGCCTTCGTGGCCATGCAAATGCGCCGCAGCGAGCCGCTGATGCGCATGAGCATCTTCCGCACCCCGAACCTCGGTGCCGCCAACGGAGCCCAGTTCCTGCTGGCGGCCGCCTGGATCCCGATGTGGTTCTTCCTCAACCTCTACCTGCAGCAGGTGCTGCACCTCGGCGCCTTCGCCAGCGGCGCGGCGCTGCTGCCGATGACCATCAGCATCATGGTCATCATGATCACGCTGGCCCCGCGCCTGATCGCCAAGTTCGGGCCGAAGCCGCTGATCGTCACCGGCCTGGTGCTGCTCGCCATCGGCCTCGGCGGCCTCTCGCTGGCCCGGCCCGACGGCAACTTCTGGGTCGACGTGCTGCCCGCCTCGCTGATCTCCGCGATCGGCATGGCGCTCGCCTTCATCCCGTCGCTCGGCACCGCGATCTCCAGCGCCCCGCCGGAGGAGGGCGGCCTCGCCTCGGGCATCGTCAACACCAGCTACCAGGTCGGCTCCGCCATCGGCCTGGCCGCCATGACCGCCCTGGCCGGCGCCGAGACCACCGGCAGCACCGCCAAGGGCCTCACCGACGGCTTCTCCGCCGCCTTCATCGGCGCCGCTGCGATCGCCGTCCTGGGTGCCCTGCTCGCCGTCGCCACCCTGCGCTTCCCGAAGCCCGCCGCCGAGGGCGAGCTGACGGACGCCCGGGAGTCGGCCTCGGTCTGA
- a CDS encoding PhzF family phenazine biosynthesis protein, with the protein MRSTRRPASPVAVTLVDACVRDDGRGGSPTAVLGEDATFSDEQRRRIPGLVGTSHAVFVATAADVTSLRFFTAEGELPACGHGTVAALAYNAGTTRRNRTLRTAGSHSIPAWTHPRDLLVAAEFEAGRVALREPSSAELAQVLAALGLAPEASGACVATLGRPRLLLPVPGRAQLSALTPDFTALEAACRQLGLLGCYLYTGGEQRFAARMFAPAIGVPEDIANANSTACLAAWLHAGTADCRSIAVDMGDQLGSPATITATVADTPEVGEPVVHVGGLARVRRTVLLDLPA; encoded by the coding sequence ATGCGATCAACCCGACGCCCGGCAAGCCCGGTTGCGGTGACCCTGGTGGACGCCTGCGTGCGCGATGACGGGCGCGGGGGCAGTCCCACCGCCGTGCTGGGCGAGGACGCCACGTTCAGCGACGAGCAGCGCCGCCGGATACCGGGGCTGGTGGGCACCTCGCACGCGGTCTTCGTGGCCACGGCTGCCGACGTCACCTCGCTGCGGTTCTTCACTGCCGAGGGGGAACTGCCCGCCTGCGGCCACGGCACGGTCGCCGCACTCGCCTACAACGCGGGCACGACGCGGCGCAACCGCACCCTGCGGACGGCCGGCAGCCACTCGATCCCGGCCTGGACACACCCCCGGGACCTCCTGGTGGCAGCGGAATTCGAGGCCGGCCGGGTTGCGCTGCGCGAGCCCTCCAGTGCCGAATTGGCACAGGTGCTGGCCGCGTTGGGCCTGGCGCCCGAGGCAAGCGGCGCCTGCGTGGCGACGCTGGGGCGGCCGCGCCTGCTGCTCCCGGTCCCCGGCCGTGCCCAACTGTCTGCCCTGACACCGGACTTCACGGCCCTGGAGGCGGCCTGCCGGCAACTCGGCCTCCTGGGTTGCTACCTCTACACCGGCGGTGAACAGCGCTTCGCCGCGCGGATGTTCGCCCCCGCCATCGGAGTCCCGGAGGACATCGCCAACGCCAACAGCACCGCCTGCCTGGCCGCCTGGCTGCACGCCGGTACAGCGGACTGCCGGAGCATAGCCGTCGACATGGGCGACCAGCTCGGCAGCCCGGCCACCATCACGGCCACCGTCGCGGACACTCCCGAAGTCGGCGAACCAGTCGTCCATGTCGGCGGGTTGGCCAGGGTGCGGCGGACGGTGCTGCTGGACCTGCCCGCCTGA
- a CDS encoding class I SAM-dependent methyltransferase → MDLLVGQPEISVFPPLDSEAEWLAGAHGADILEYLRAARATEGPVLDLGSGDGRFAVPLARHGFDVDAVDHDGPSLVRLRDWAGRLDVVRGRVTTIEADLAQLRLSRSYGLVMLAAGTVLELPRAVRPALFRQVAAHLRNGGVLALDYICARRPRIMAPGLETAAIVGDLRAAGLRIRRRDTRPLCEGLESTFLLCAPRGR, encoded by the coding sequence ATGGACCTGCTCGTCGGACAGCCGGAAATCTCGGTATTCCCGCCCCTGGACAGCGAGGCCGAATGGCTGGCCGGCGCGCACGGCGCCGATATTCTGGAATACCTGCGAGCGGCTCGCGCCACCGAAGGGCCGGTGCTGGATCTCGGCTCCGGAGACGGGCGCTTCGCCGTGCCGCTCGCCCGGCACGGCTTCGACGTCGACGCGGTGGACCACGACGGCCCGTCGCTCGTGCGACTGCGCGACTGGGCCGGCCGACTTGACGTTGTCCGAGGTCGCGTCACGACCATCGAGGCCGATCTGGCGCAGCTGCGCCTGAGCCGCAGCTACGGCCTGGTGATGCTGGCCGCGGGCACCGTGCTGGAGCTGCCGCGGGCCGTCCGGCCGGCCCTGTTCCGGCAGGTCGCCGCGCATCTGCGGAACGGCGGCGTCCTGGCGCTGGACTACATCTGCGCACGTCGGCCGCGAATCATGGCGCCCGGTCTGGAAACCGCGGCGATTGTCGGCGACCTGCGGGCGGCCGGTCTGCGGATCCGCCGCCGCGACACCCGACCGCTCTGCGAAGGCCTGGAGAGCACCTTCCTGTTGTGCGCACCGCGCGGTCGATAA
- a CDS encoding MBL fold metallo-hydrolase: MTIHHLDCATMCPLGGRLLLGSGGPLFGRLVSHCLLVESEAGLILVDTGFGTGDVTDPGRLGRQFRFNSRPQLSLARTALHQIRILGHDPRDVRHIVLTHLDPDHAGGLADFPQAQVHLLADELRAARELATRAERQRYRTAQWEHNPRWVEHQATGTESWFDFQAIPLLPDELPELLLVPLVGHTRGHTGVALRDDDGWLLHCGDAYLSRADVAPDSAGGPPVLSMFQRAIATDDRTRRHNLERLRDLARSHADEVRLVCSHDPYELVEALGRVAPR; the protein is encoded by the coding sequence GTGACCATCCACCACCTCGACTGCGCCACCATGTGCCCGCTCGGCGGCAGGCTGCTGCTGGGCAGCGGCGGGCCGCTGTTCGGACGGCTGGTGAGCCACTGCCTGCTGGTGGAGAGCGAGGCAGGGCTGATCCTGGTGGACACCGGCTTCGGCACCGGGGATGTCACCGACCCGGGTCGGCTCGGCCGGCAGTTCCGGTTCAACAGCCGCCCCCAACTCTCCCTCGCACGAACCGCATTGCACCAGATCCGGATCCTCGGCCACGACCCCCGGGACGTCCGCCACATCGTGCTGACCCACCTGGACCCGGACCACGCCGGCGGCCTCGCGGACTTCCCGCAGGCTCAGGTGCACCTGCTCGCGGACGAACTGCGCGCCGCCCGGGAACTGGCCACCCGCGCCGAGCGCCAGCGCTACCGCACGGCGCAGTGGGAGCACAATCCGCGCTGGGTGGAGCACCAGGCCACCGGCACCGAAAGCTGGTTCGACTTCCAGGCGATCCCGCTACTGCCGGACGAGCTGCCGGAGTTGCTGCTGGTGCCGCTGGTCGGACACACCCGGGGCCACACCGGCGTCGCACTCCGGGACGATGACGGCTGGCTGCTGCACTGCGGCGACGCCTACCTGTCGCGGGCCGATGTCGCACCCGACTCCGCGGGCGGCCCGCCGGTCCTGAGCATGTTCCAGCGTGCCATCGCGACGGACGACCGCACTCGCCGCCACAACCTGGAGCGGCTGCGCGACCTGGCCCGCAGTCATGCCGACGAGGTGCGACTGGTCTGCTCGCACGACCCCTACGAGCTGGTCGAGGCACTGGGCCGGGTCGCCCCGCGCTGA
- a CDS encoding DUF4345 domain-containing protein, whose amino-acid sequence MARTLKVLAQLMGIACVAIGLFHVVAGVAAIPGNGGANATVDNWSRFMGAVFAGYGLAWLWAARQSPIPAGAVRWLAGVFLLGGLARLISVAVHGWPQWFQVALMVVELALPPVYFRLANADERAAAGRAAGGRAITERAV is encoded by the coding sequence ATGGCCAGAACTCTCAAGGTGCTCGCACAGCTCATGGGGATCGCCTGCGTGGCGATCGGTCTGTTCCATGTGGTCGCGGGGGTCGCCGCGATCCCCGGCAACGGCGGCGCCAACGCGACGGTCGACAACTGGAGCCGCTTCATGGGCGCCGTCTTCGCCGGCTACGGGCTGGCCTGGCTCTGGGCCGCCCGCCAGAGCCCGATCCCGGCCGGCGCGGTCCGCTGGCTGGCCGGGGTGTTCCTGCTCGGCGGCCTGGCCCGGCTGATCTCGGTGGCCGTCCACGGCTGGCCGCAGTGGTTCCAGGTGGCCCTGATGGTCGTCGAACTGGCCCTGCCACCGGTCTACTTCCGGCTGGCGAACGCCGACGAGCGAGCGGCGGCCGGGCGGGCAGCCGGCGGACGGGCGATCACCGAACGGGCGGTGTGA
- a CDS encoding carboxymuconolactone decarboxylase family protein: METRFNLLDSPTAAKVGKRFYNTALALQESALPKTVQHLVELRASQINGCGFCVDIHSKEAAADGETALRLNLVAAWRHSTAFTEAERAALALTEEGTRIADGSAGVSDETWAEVRKHFDDDQVGALICTVALINAANRMSVIVHSQGGSYEPGMFAALE, from the coding sequence ATGGAAACCCGGTTCAACCTGCTCGACAGCCCGACCGCCGCGAAGGTCGGGAAGCGGTTCTACAACACCGCGTTGGCCCTCCAGGAGTCCGCTCTCCCGAAGACCGTGCAGCACCTGGTGGAGCTGCGTGCCAGTCAGATCAACGGCTGCGGCTTCTGCGTCGACATCCACAGCAAGGAGGCCGCGGCCGACGGTGAGACGGCGCTGCGGCTCAACCTGGTCGCGGCCTGGCGCCACAGCACCGCGTTCACCGAAGCCGAGCGTGCGGCGCTGGCGCTCACCGAGGAGGGCACCCGGATCGCCGACGGCAGCGCCGGGGTGTCCGACGAAACCTGGGCCGAGGTGCGCAAGCACTTCGACGACGACCAGGTCGGTGCGCTGATCTGCACGGTCGCCCTGATCAACGCGGCCAACCGGATGAGCGTGATCGTGCACAGCCAGGGCGGTTCCTACGAGCCCGGCATGTTCGCCGCGCTGGAGTAG
- a CDS encoding TetR/AcrR family transcriptional regulator → MPPRQRLRPADRRAQLLAVGAELFAAQPYEEVLMEDVAGKAGVSRALLYRHFASKQALFAAIYEQAAAQLLEQSRFDPADTLVEQLIEGMDAHLDYFIANRHAVLAANRVLVGDPVVQTIMSNELDELRSRLLKVLPLADEAAREAVSGVLKSWLVFVRVLCVDWLARETCSRTELRDVCIGAVLGAIRPLLATDPAPDWPR, encoded by the coding sequence ATGCCTCCCCGCCAGCGCCTCCGCCCCGCCGACCGCCGTGCCCAACTCCTCGCCGTCGGTGCGGAACTCTTCGCCGCCCAGCCGTACGAGGAGGTGCTGATGGAGGACGTCGCGGGCAAGGCCGGCGTCTCCCGGGCGCTGCTCTACCGTCACTTCGCCAGCAAGCAGGCGCTGTTCGCGGCGATCTACGAGCAGGCGGCGGCCCAGCTTCTCGAACAGAGCCGGTTCGACCCCGCCGACACGCTGGTCGAGCAGCTGATCGAGGGGATGGACGCCCACCTCGACTACTTCATCGCCAACCGCCATGCCGTGCTCGCCGCAAACCGCGTGCTGGTCGGCGACCCGGTGGTCCAGACGATCATGAGCAATGAACTCGACGAGCTGCGGTCCCGGTTGCTCAAGGTGCTGCCGCTCGCCGACGAGGCGGCCCGGGAGGCGGTGTCCGGCGTCCTGAAGAGCTGGTTGGTGTTCGTCCGGGTGCTCTGTGTCGACTGGCTGGCCCGGGAGACCTGCAGCCGCACCGAGTTGCGTGACGTCTGCATCGGGGCGGTCCTGGGCGCCATCCGCCCGCTGCTCGCCACCGACCCGGCGCCCGACTGGCCGCGTTAG
- a CDS encoding VOC family protein: MPITLNHTIVPAVDNEAAARFFADIMGLDYRGADRHFAPVRVNESLTLDFMSVESPPGHHLAFDVDPATFDGVLARLRAAGVPYGNDPMEPDNGRIDHPLCARGLYFADDARNLYEVMSPR; this comes from the coding sequence ATGCCCATCACGCTGAACCACACCATCGTCCCGGCCGTCGACAACGAGGCGGCCGCCCGCTTCTTCGCCGACATCATGGGGCTGGACTACCGAGGGGCCGATCGGCACTTCGCGCCGGTGCGGGTCAACGAGTCCCTGACGCTGGACTTCATGTCCGTCGAGAGCCCGCCCGGCCACCACCTGGCGTTCGACGTGGACCCGGCGACCTTCGACGGCGTCCTCGCCCGGCTCCGCGCCGCCGGTGTGCCGTACGGCAACGACCCCATGGAGCCGGACAACGGGCGGATCGACCACCCGCTGTGCGCCCGCGGTCTGTACTTCGCCGACGACGCCCGGAACCTCTATGAGGTCATGTCCCCGCGGTGA
- a CDS encoding RNA polymerase sigma-70 factor, whose product MESTELNSATEVFIAHRNLLFTVAYELLGSAADAEDALQETWLRWVGVDLATVRDQRAYLVRIATRQALSRLRTLARRKESYVGPWLPEPLLTAPDVAEDVELADSLSMAMLLVLETLAPTERAVFVLREVFGLEYDEIAEAVDKTQAAVRQIAHRARAHVAARRPRGAVSAADTRHALAAFQQAVETGDLQQLLDLLAPDVVLLTDGGGVARAALAPIVGADQVAAVLARIATATVLRPAQVNGHPALLLSRGGALDTVTALRIDDGLITGLYAVRNPEKLSRLEREIALSR is encoded by the coding sequence ATGGAATCCACCGAACTGAACTCCGCCACCGAGGTGTTCATCGCCCACCGCAACCTGCTCTTCACCGTCGCCTATGAGCTGCTCGGCTCGGCCGCCGACGCGGAGGACGCCCTGCAGGAGACCTGGCTGCGCTGGGTGGGCGTCGACCTCGCCACCGTGCGGGACCAACGCGCCTACCTGGTCCGGATCGCCACTCGCCAGGCGCTGAGCCGGCTGCGAACCCTGGCCCGCCGCAAGGAGTCCTACGTCGGCCCCTGGCTGCCCGAGCCGCTGCTCACCGCGCCCGATGTCGCCGAGGACGTGGAGTTGGCCGACAGCCTCTCGATGGCGATGCTGCTGGTACTGGAGACCCTCGCGCCCACCGAGCGGGCGGTGTTCGTGCTGCGCGAGGTGTTCGGGCTGGAGTACGACGAGATCGCCGAGGCCGTCGACAAGACGCAGGCCGCCGTCCGCCAGATCGCCCACCGAGCCCGCGCCCATGTCGCCGCCCGCCGCCCGCGCGGGGCCGTCTCCGCCGCCGACACCCGCCACGCTCTGGCGGCCTTCCAACAGGCAGTCGAAACCGGCGACTTGCAGCAGCTGCTCGACCTGCTCGCCCCGGACGTGGTGCTACTGACCGACGGCGGCGGAGTCGCGCGCGCCGCCCTGGCGCCCATCGTCGGCGCCGACCAGGTGGCCGCCGTGCTGGCCAGGATCGCCACCGCGACCGTCCTGCGCCCGGCCCAGGTCAACGGCCACCCGGCCCTGCTCCTGAGCCGGGGCGGCGCACTCGACACCGTCACCGCCCTGCGCATCGACGACGGCCTCATCACCGGCCTCTACGCCGTGCGCAACCCCGAGAAGCTGTCGCGTCTGGAGCGGGAGATCGCGCTGAGCAGGTGA
- a CDS encoding Cif family virulence factor, with amino-acid sequence MSKSEIDAVTAEFFGAFDNRGGKPADVDRIRRLMVPGGVIVVTRPTYTVYSVEEFVEPRERLLSDGRLVEFSEWETSERTEIVGDLANRVGEYRKSGTLDGEPYEGGGTKTFQFVRTPDGWRIAAFSWYDQP; translated from the coding sequence ATGTCCAAGAGTGAAATCGACGCTGTGACCGCCGAGTTCTTCGGCGCATTCGACAACCGCGGCGGCAAGCCCGCCGACGTCGACCGGATCCGCCGCCTGATGGTCCCGGGCGGCGTGATCGTGGTGACCCGGCCGACCTACACCGTCTACTCGGTGGAGGAGTTCGTCGAACCGCGCGAGCGCCTGCTGTCCGACGGCCGGCTGGTCGAGTTCTCGGAGTGGGAGACCTCCGAGCGGACCGAGATCGTGGGCGACCTCGCCAACCGCGTCGGGGAGTACCGCAAGTCCGGCACCCTCGACGGCGAACCGTATGAGGGCGGGGGAACCAAGACCTTCCAGTTCGTCCGCACTCCTGACGGGTGGCGGATCGCCGCGTTCTCCTGGTACGACCAGCCCTGA
- the nicT gene encoding Nickel transporter NicT, translated as MTLPETAALTTPASGATAAPRWERRDWIRTGGLMGVIAAMHVVAFFILITMVAPHHYSVGNQAFGLGLGVTAYTLGMRHAFDADHIAAIDNTTRKLMADGKRPVSVGFWFALGHSSIVVVLATLIATGAKVVGTLTNDDSHTHKLLGLVSTSVSGGFLYLIAALNLVSMAGIYRVFKAMRAGQFDEHELEKHLDGRGFMNRILGRLTKSITRPGQMYLVGLLFGIGFDTATEVTLMVMAGSGAAAGLPWYAILCLPLLFAAGMSLFDTLDGTFMNFAYHWAFSNPTRKVFYNLTITGLSIAVAFLIGTIELVGVLHDQLNLTDPVSGWISGIDLNNVGFVIVGLFVLVWAAALGYWRLAKVEDRWEAKNPAAAQGS; from the coding sequence ATGACCCTGCCCGAAACCGCTGCCCTGACGACCCCCGCGAGCGGCGCCACCGCCGCGCCGCGCTGGGAGCGCAGGGACTGGATCCGCACCGGCGGCCTGATGGGGGTGATCGCGGCCATGCACGTGGTCGCGTTCTTCATCCTGATCACCATGGTCGCCCCGCACCACTACAGCGTCGGCAACCAGGCCTTCGGCCTGGGCCTCGGCGTCACCGCCTACACCCTGGGCATGAGGCACGCCTTCGACGCCGACCACATCGCCGCGATCGACAACACCACCCGCAAGCTGATGGCCGACGGCAAGCGGCCCGTCTCGGTCGGGTTCTGGTTCGCGCTCGGCCACTCCAGCATCGTCGTGGTCCTGGCCACCCTGATCGCCACCGGCGCCAAGGTGGTCGGCACCCTCACCAACGACGACTCCCACACCCACAAGCTGCTCGGCCTGGTCTCCACCAGCGTCTCCGGCGGCTTCCTCTACCTGATCGCCGCCCTCAACCTGGTGTCGATGGCCGGGATCTACCGGGTCTTCAAGGCCATGCGGGCCGGCCAGTTCGACGAACACGAGCTGGAGAAGCACCTCGACGGGCGCGGCTTCATGAACCGCATCCTCGGCCGGCTCACCAAGTCGATCACCCGGCCCGGCCAGATGTACCTGGTGGGACTGCTCTTCGGCATCGGCTTCGACACCGCCACCGAGGTCACCCTGATGGTGATGGCCGGCTCCGGCGCCGCCGCCGGCCTGCCCTGGTACGCGATCCTCTGCCTGCCGCTGCTCTTCGCCGCCGGCATGAGCCTGTTCGACACCCTCGACGGCACCTTCATGAACTTCGCCTACCACTGGGCGTTCTCCAACCCGACCCGCAAGGTCTTCTACAACCTCACCATCACCGGGCTCTCCATTGCCGTCGCCTTCCTGATCGGCACCATCGAGCTGGTCGGCGTGCTCCACGACCAACTGAACCTCACCGACCCGGTCTCCGGCTGGATCTCCGGCATCGACCTCAACAACGTCGGCTTCGTCATCGTCGGCCTGTTCGTGCTGGTCTGGGCGGCGGCGCTGGGGTACTGGCGCCTGGCCAAGGTCGAGGACCGCTGGGAGGCCAAGAACCCTGCGGCCGCGCAGGGGAGCTAG
- a CDS encoding GNAT family N-acetyltransferase has protein sequence MDPTVELRPARPAEAAAISRLLATTWRDDYAEYLGGQRTERLIACYCRVDRIAVEISASGAGDGWLGWQVADHDGTVVGAAAGGITTIGSGEVYNLCVDAEHRRRGIGRSLLDAVTGQQLARGAHQQWVNLHGDGSDTAALPFLTSQGFQATTDGPSDGDLRLRRAI, from the coding sequence ATGGACCCGACGGTGGAGCTGCGTCCTGCCCGCCCGGCGGAGGCCGCGGCCATCTCCCGCCTCCTCGCGACCACTTGGCGCGACGACTATGCGGAGTACCTCGGCGGCCAGCGCACCGAGCGGCTGATCGCCTGCTACTGCCGGGTGGACCGCATCGCCGTGGAGATCTCGGCGTCCGGCGCCGGGGACGGCTGGCTGGGCTGGCAGGTCGCCGACCACGACGGCACGGTGGTCGGCGCGGCGGCGGGCGGCATCACCACCATCGGCTCGGGCGAGGTCTACAACCTCTGCGTCGACGCGGAGCACCGCCGCCGGGGCATCGGCCGCTCGCTGCTGGACGCCGTCACCGGGCAGCAGTTGGCCCGCGGCGCCCACCAGCAGTGGGTCAACCTGCACGGAGACGGCTCCGACACAGCCGCGCTGCCGTTCCTCACCAGCCAGGGCTTCCAGGCCACCACCGACGGTCCGAGCGACGGCGACCTGCGGCTGCGGCGGGCGATCTGA